One window of Cohnella hashimotonis genomic DNA carries:
- a CDS encoding PadR family transcriptional regulator: MKHPLLPLSETMHYILLALKEPLHGYAIMQTVEEMSEGTVILAAGTLYGAVENLSKHGWIAPVPGETGRRKVYRITQDGERILAIERRRVEHLLSLYETRD, from the coding sequence ATGAAGCATCCGCTGCTGCCACTGTCGGAAACGATGCATTATATTTTACTGGCGCTCAAGGAGCCGCTTCATGGATATGCGATCATGCAGACGGTCGAGGAGATGAGCGAAGGGACGGTCATCCTGGCGGCGGGGACGTTGTATGGCGCCGTGGAGAACCTGAGCAAGCACGGCTGGATCGCCCCGGTGCCGGGCGAGACGGGCCGCCGGAAGGTATACCGGATCACGCAGGACGGGGAGCGCATCCTCGCCATCGAGCGGAGAAGGGTAGAGCATCTGCTATCACTCTATGAAACGAGGGATTAA
- a CDS encoding DUF2812 domain-containing protein produces MKKRKWFANLLKEEKWLNDRLAEGYVCRRIGSLGGYVFEPSDRKMVIRLDYQRQMSVENYEEYKATYADFGWAHLKGSRWGSVQYWQKPADGRDEIFSDAGSQVAFYKRLTHYALTTACLFFVYTCAIFNGNIFAALFDVKASYLTEGLWEKEGAAFWRAFLFETPFAMLRFLPAWIFGIAIVMSLYSYLQYLKRKKEFA; encoded by the coding sequence GTGAAAAAACGGAAATGGTTCGCTAACCTGCTGAAAGAGGAGAAGTGGCTGAACGATCGACTGGCCGAAGGCTACGTTTGCCGCAGGATCGGCTCGCTTGGCGGATACGTCTTTGAACCTTCCGATCGCAAGATGGTCATCCGTCTCGACTACCAGCGTCAGATGAGCGTCGAGAATTACGAGGAGTATAAGGCAACCTACGCGGATTTCGGATGGGCGCATCTGAAGGGCAGTCGCTGGGGCAGCGTGCAGTATTGGCAGAAACCCGCGGACGGCCGCGACGAGATTTTTTCCGATGCCGGCTCGCAGGTCGCCTTCTACAAGCGCCTGACGCATTATGCGCTGACAACGGCATGTCTCTTTTTCGTCTACACCTGCGCGATCTTCAACGGGAATATTTTTGCCGCCCTGTTCGATGTCAAAGCGAGTTATTTAACCGAGGGCTTGTGGGAGAAGGAAGGGGCGGCTTTCTGGCGCGCCTTTCTGTTCGAAACCCCATTCGCGATGCTTCGCTTCCTGCCGGCCTGGATCTTCGGGATCGCCATCGTCATGTCTCTCTACAGCTACCTCCAATACCTGAAGCGGAAAAAGGAGTTTGCGTAA